In Prunus dulcis chromosome 1, ALMONDv2, whole genome shotgun sequence, the following are encoded in one genomic region:
- the LOC117612164 gene encoding uncharacterized protein At1g32220, chloroplastic isoform X2, which produces MRTVVSRLIHSRSSLPRLFIMDAPRKGRYLSTDSSKVDEPFKVGEAETVNIPPPPTEKLLVLGGNGFVGSHVCREALDRGLSVASLSRSGRSSLHDPWASNVTWHKGNLLSPESLKDALDGVTSVISCVGGFGSNSYMYKINGTANINAIRAASEQGVKRFVYVSAADFGVVNYLLRGYYEGKRAAETELLTKFPYGVVPTHKTSEPAATCWASLYSSSECYSSGKRCC; this is translated from the exons ATGAGGACGGTCGTGTCGCGGTTGATCCATTCAAGATCATCACTTCCCAGGCTCTT TATAATGGATGCACCCAGGAAAGGGAGGTATCTCTCAACAGACTCTAGTAAGGTTGATGAACCCTTCAAAGTTGGGGAAGCAGAGACTGTAAACATTCCCCCTCCTCCAACAGAGAAG TTGCTTGTGTTGGGTGGAAATGGATTTGTTGGCTCACATGTTTGTAGAGAGGCATTAGATCGTGGATTGTCTGTTGCCAGCCTTAGCAG GTCTGGTAGGTCATCATTACATGATCCATGGGCCAGCAATGTGACCTGGCATAAAG GAAACCTTCTATCACCTGAGTCATTGAAGGATGCTCTCGATGGTGTCACGTCTGTT ATATCCTGTGTTGGTGGGTTTGGCTCCAATTCTTACATGTATAAGATTAATGGGACTGCTAATATAAATGCAATTAGAGCTGCTTCTGAACAAG GTGTGAAACGATTTGTGTATGTCTCTGCTGCTGATTTTGGTGTGGTAAATTACTTACTGCGAGGATATTATGAGGGGAAG AGAGCTGCAGAAACAGAGCTACTAACCAAATTCCCTTATGGAG TTGTTCCAACACACAAGACCTCTGAACCAGCTGCCACTTGTTGGGCCTCTCTTTACTCCTCCAGTGAATGTTACAGCAGTGGCAAACGTTGCTGTTAG
- the LOC117612164 gene encoding uncharacterized protein At1g32220, chloroplastic isoform X1, with amino-acid sequence MRTVVSRLIHSRSSLPRLFIMDAPRKGRYLSTDSSKVDEPFKVGEAETVNIPPPPTEKLLVLGGNGFVGSHVCREALDRGLSVASLSRSGRSSLHDPWASNVTWHKGNLLSPESLKDALDGVTSVISCVGGFGSNSYMYKINGTANINAIRAASEQGVKRFVYVSAADFGVVNYLLRGYYEGKRAAETELLTKFPYGGVILRPGFIYGTRSVGSVKLPLGVIGSPLEMLFQHTRPLNQLPLVGPLFTPPVNVTAVANVAVRAATDPVFPPGIVDVYGIQRYNQKSK; translated from the exons ATGAGGACGGTCGTGTCGCGGTTGATCCATTCAAGATCATCACTTCCCAGGCTCTT TATAATGGATGCACCCAGGAAAGGGAGGTATCTCTCAACAGACTCTAGTAAGGTTGATGAACCCTTCAAAGTTGGGGAAGCAGAGACTGTAAACATTCCCCCTCCTCCAACAGAGAAG TTGCTTGTGTTGGGTGGAAATGGATTTGTTGGCTCACATGTTTGTAGAGAGGCATTAGATCGTGGATTGTCTGTTGCCAGCCTTAGCAG GTCTGGTAGGTCATCATTACATGATCCATGGGCCAGCAATGTGACCTGGCATAAAG GAAACCTTCTATCACCTGAGTCATTGAAGGATGCTCTCGATGGTGTCACGTCTGTT ATATCCTGTGTTGGTGGGTTTGGCTCCAATTCTTACATGTATAAGATTAATGGGACTGCTAATATAAATGCAATTAGAGCTGCTTCTGAACAAG GTGTGAAACGATTTGTGTATGTCTCTGCTGCTGATTTTGGTGTGGTAAATTACTTACTGCGAGGATATTATGAGGGGAAG AGAGCTGCAGAAACAGAGCTACTAACCAAATTCCCTTATGGAG GAGTGATTTTGAGGCCTGGATTTATTTATGGGACTCGAAGCGTTGGGAGCGTAAAGTTACCTCTCGGAGTAATTGGTTCTCCACTGGAGATG TTGTTCCAACACACAAGACCTCTGAACCAGCTGCCACTTGTTGGGCCTCTCTTTACTCCTCCAGTGAATGTTACAGCAGTGGCAAACGTTGCTGTTAGAGCAGCTACTGATCCTGTCTTCCCTCCTGGGATTGTAGATGTCTACGGAATTCAGCGTTACAACCAGAAGTCGAAGTAG